A region of the Apus apus isolate bApuApu2 chromosome 5, bApuApu2.pri.cur, whole genome shotgun sequence genome:
TTCCAGAATGAAATTCAGCATATTTTTAGTCATTCCTCGACTGGAATTGCtttatatgcttttaaaattacttaaatctAGTCTGTCAAGCTTACAGATAAAGGTTTGCAGCACAAATCTGATTGATTTTAATGCTTTCTCTAGGGTGATCTTCATAGAAACTGCTAAAGACTTTGAAGAAATCGTTTTAGgcaaaataactgaaataaattgttGTGATAAAGTAAAATGGATCCTTGTTCAGTTGGAATTCAGCTTCAAGCTACCAATGAATGCCATAAGACCTATTATACCCGTCACACGGGCTTCAAGACTAAGCAAGATATATCTTCAACTGATCTACTGTTACTTCAGCTAAGGACTGGAATAACCTTTTCAGAGAACAATACAATCTGCTTCCACCATGCAAAAATTTACATTGAAAGATTCGAAGACTTGCAAAAATCGTGTTGTGATCCCTTTAACATACACAGAAAACTGTCAAAGAAAAACTTACGTGCAATTGACTTAGATGATGCAACCTTTTTAAGTGCCAAGTTTGGAAGACAGTTTGTGCCTGGTTGGAAGCTTTGTCCCAAATGTATGCAGATAATAAATGGAAGCGTGGATGTTGAATCCGAAGATCGCCAAAGAAGAAAACTTGATTCAGATGTATGTATAAGGATCAGTTTTCTCACCTCCTTTAAGTTCTGCAAGCTATTGGAATTGGGCTTCATACAAGTCCTACATAAAGAAACAGagcttttaaatagaaatatagAAGGGTGTGGTCTTTCAGATGTTTGGGAGATGACTGTATTTAAACCTTTATTTGgaacaccttaaaaaaaatccccttccCTAGTTAAATGTTATGgccttttaatttcaaattacagTGTGTATTAGGGTGACTTACATAAACTCAGGAGTTGTAAGGCCCAGGCTTCTGCTAGTATTTTAAGTTGTTACTCAAGCCTTACAATAACAAGCTCATGTGCTTAATACTGAACACTACAAAGGTTGCTTCTCACATTATTGTGATAAACTTGTAGCTTAGTctcttcaattaaaaaaaaaaacaaccactttCTCTAGCGATTTGTTACCAAGTGAACCTGCATCGAGGTGAATTAAGTGGACTCCTGTTGTGGTGTCTGAGCTGCAAAGGCCATGGCATTTTGTTCAGGGGCAGTAATGAACTGGTGTCAGAGGATAATGCTGTAAGAGCCTGGAATACAGCTTGTGCATTGTTGGATGCATCGTTCAAGATGTGTGCAGGTAATCAGCAGAAATGTGGGCAACCAAATCAGCAAGAGCTCATCCATATGTGCCTTGTAGCAAAGCTGAATTGCCTTCTAGGAGTTGTACATTTCAGCCCAGTGGCTGTTGCCCAACTGTATTTTTCAACTACATTTCAGTATGATAAGGAGATCGATGGGGTGAAATTTCAAAGATTTATTAAAACTGCTACTACAAATCTTGGGATTGTTGGGTTTTGAGACTGGTACAATCCTccagtatataaaaaaatgaagacttaAGTTGTTTCCCCTGGGAAATCCAGTGGAGTTGAGGTCAATTGACTTAAGTTATTACAATATCCTGACTGGGCTGGACATTTTCATATGAACTTAGGtttgtatttgtgttttaattgagattttctgtctttgttcaGGGACGTACAGCCAAGGCTTTAAAGTCTCTACAGTTTGCTAATCCAGGAAGGCAGACTGAATTTACTCCTGAGACCagtaagagggaaaaaaggCGTCTCCAATCAAAAAATGCATCAATTAATTCAGACAGGTGAACTGTTTCCTATACATACTTTAACTTTcactacaaaataaaatagcctTGGTGGTCAGTGTCCCTGTGACACTATAATATTTTCTATGTAGATGTTTTGCTTGTTTAtggtttgcttttttgggggggggatgtTAAAACTCACTCTCATTATGagataaacaaaaaagaaaataaagagttaGCATATAGTTCATATATCAGGCAATTACAGTACAAGCAAGTATTTGATAGGGCCTGACAATACTACACAGATCACAGATGAAGCTGTTAATTAATGCATAAACTAACAGTCTGATAGTAGGCTGAATTTGAATACAGTAAGATCAAGCAGACTATGCTTAAAGTCTTGGAATTTTCATCTTTCAAGAAGCTCCACTTGGTAAACAAAAGTGTGCAAGTTAGGACCTtcccttcattttaaaaaaataagttagtGTCCTAGTTAGATACTACTAGATAACAGGTTACAACCTTCTGatgtgactttaaaaaaaaaacaaaccaaaaaacattttctacagATGAGAAAGGTATATGCAGCTGTCATTTTCCACCAAAGTTTGGACCAATTCACTCTTGTCCTGATAGGAGTGATAGTAGTCCCAGCTTTAACTAGTCATACAGTATTTGTTAAAACATGCAAGAAAGCGCACGTGAATAcctttcctctgctctccaCCTAACTTTAACCCTGTGAGACAGAAACAGACACTAGATGTGCTGCTCACAAACCACAcatccttttcccctccttttgtttcttctgctcaaTTTGGGCACAAGTTGCAACTAGTGAAATTGTGA
Encoded here:
- the ARL14EP gene encoding ARL14 effector protein is translated as MDPCSVGIQLQATNECHKTYYTRHTGFKTKQDISSTDLLLLQLRTGITFSENNTICFHHAKIYIERFEDLQKSCCDPFNIHRKLSKKNLRAIDLDDATFLSAKFGRQFVPGWKLCPKCMQIINGSVDVESEDRQRRKLDSDGRTAKALKSLQFANPGRQTEFTPETSKREKRRLQSKNASINSDRQVIPAKSKVYDSQGLLLFSGMDLCDCLDEDCLGCFYACPKCGSNKCGAECRCDRKWLYEQIEIEGGEIIRNKHVG